The sequence below is a genomic window from Silene latifolia isolate original U9 population chromosome 7, ASM4854445v1, whole genome shotgun sequence.
CTAGTGATGAGAAAATTAATAAATGTCATACCCTCCGGGTTGTCCGGACTAAAAGTACAAGATTAGTTAACTTTTCTTCACCCCCGTATCAaatacaatagacaatattatTATATCTCCGAACTACAAGCCCCCTGGTTGTCAGGTCGCTTCTTGTaaacgaaaataaaataattttattgCCTACCTGAGTGGCAACCTTTGACAAAATATCTCATATTCTATCAATTAAAAACTCAATAATCTTTAAGTGGTCAAGTTTTAATGTCATTCAAACAATTTGAATAACACACTTGGCTATATCTAATATAACCCAACTGATAAGACTAACCCTTATATCTCATACAAGAGTCGCCTCCTGTCAGCTTATACTTTGCATGCTAAATAGCAATCATAAGCTTTAAAACAGCTTACCCACTAATATGTTACTCAAACATTACAATGACACTATATTATCAATAAATGATCAAAAATGTAATGATTGAAACAATGATTATCATAAAAGTGGAAACGCCTTTTATATCCACATAATAGACAAAAGCTATTTACGCATGCATGTAATAGATTCGTTACTCAACGAATTGCGAGAACCATTCTCGCGAGACCCAAATTTACAAAATGTAAATGCAaaattggctctgataccaattgaagggacCGCGGTACATCACATGTAGCAGCGGAAGACAGAAACGCGGTCCTCCTGAGACCTATTGcatttaaaaacttgtaaaactgAGTAAAGGGACACATACTTTATGTGTAGACAATAAATTGGTCTAACCCCGAAATTACGGAATCTCTAGTGTATCCACACCGGTAGATAAACTAACGTTCTCAACCCTTGAGACGACCTCGAATATAGAGAAAACACTTTTCTCATTTTAGTGTATGTATGAGGTAAGATGGATTTCTACAACTTATGTCTTATTGTTATATATAAAACTTGTGAGCGAGCTTGCTATTTATAGCAAATGTTTCTTGGCCAACAAGACTTAGACTTAGGATAAGCTTTGTGACTCATTCCCTTAACAATTAAGGAAAGCATAAGCAAAAGGCACGTACGTAGCTAGCCAATTTAGCATGATAACATTTCATGCCAATTCACGTGGCCTTGGCCAATCCAATGGTCTTATTCCATCTCTTATACAAATACGTATttccgatattaactatatttccgtgttagcggacaatataaaaatatgtcgtcgagattatttaattaattatctcataataaattaaataaccgtaaacgttaaatatcgaccgtaagtgtgtgaccacataggttcatcgctaaaccggtaataattaatctcattaactattaatcgaggTTGGCGTCTAACAACACTCCTCGACAGCCGGATAACGTGAATACCAATATTCACTGTACTTCACTGTACTCGAACCTGGTAAAGGATACTGTATTTATTTCCCTCCGTCGTTCCAACTCCGGATCATCCTAGGGTATGGTTTGACTGTCAAACCCCACTAGACGACCACTATGTTACATGTCGATCACTATTGGTCGGGAATGACTTTAAGAAACTCCTTTCTTAAATCATTCGTCTACCCTGGCCAAGGTTTTATAtgaccaataagattaatgacaacatagaGTTCAAAACGCATTACCTTGAGCTGACGGATTCCATCTTGACTCACCACTAATTGCATAGGTACTCAATTATACCCAATGACCATTCAACTagcatttttacacactaggtgtcCGGTATCTAAGTACAATAAGTAGTCTATTAACTACAATGATGATCTCAGGTCAAAGGATAAAATATACAATTACTCCTTAAGAGAATTTCCACATTGACAGTGCATAGGTAATAATAACCATTTGGAAAATCTCACTGTTGGTCAGTTCAATAATCATATCTCCATATGCATTATTTATATTATAACTTAATGAATGAGATCCATTAATACTCATCCTATGAGTAACGTTATCAATATATTGGTCTATCCGGATTATCATAGTCCCGTTCTGCTAATCCAACGACCAAGAATACTTTTAGACTAAACTTTATAATACTCGACTCTCATTATCATAATATCCATTATGATGTCAAATATACCAGTTTAATCAAGGATTTATCATCGTATTAATAccttaataagataataagaaaatGCCATCTAATTATTAATCTCCATTAATAATTACACTGTATGAAATTTGTTCAAAAACGTTTCATTAACGATTGCTCTGGGGCATAGTTCCAACAGTGCTTTGGTGTGGTAGCTTTGTTATCGAACAACGTTAATGGCGGCAATAATAATACGTTTGAACGACTTGATTTTCCTTGTAATTTCATTTTTGGTGCTTCTTCCTCTGCTTATCAGGTCTCTCTTCACCTTCTTctctttgactttttttttttaaatcgcgTATTCATTTGAGATCGTTTTAAGCTTATGACGTTTTGTTACATTGTTACGTGGTTTACGTACGTAGGGGGGTCTACAagatgtatgtatgtatgtatgttacACATTAAGAAACTAAATGTGGAAATAATCTCATGGTCATGTATGTCTCTCAGATTTTTCACAACTCATATTTTCTGATGTTACCCTAATGCATCAATGACTCCCGCCTGAGACGGGATAGGGGAGTCTGATGTAAGTAGTCTTACCCTGTGGGTTCTCGACATTATGATAAAGAGACGGACATGTGCATTTATTACGCATTTTTGTGGAAAACTGCTTACATTTGAACTTGTCACAGATTTAGAAGGCAGTGATCCATTTAGTGGGGTGAGGACTTGGTTACAGTTTCTCAATTATCAAGTGATTTTTAATTCTTAATTAAGTTCTTTTATCTAACTTACTTTTCTTTGACTTGGTCCGTCTAGAATCCATTTATCAATACACCATGGGGACTCCAAGGAGTACTGGAGCATTTCAAGCAAGCATATGGCAATCCTCGTATCTATATCCATGAAAATGGTTCGTCGATCTCTTGGTGTCTCTTTACTCTAATACAATATGAATTTATTCACTGCTACCTACTGAATTATTGCTTTTCATCTTGGGTTagtcggaaacagcctctttctGTTGCTAGCACAAGGGTAAGGTTGCGTGTAAGCCATTGAGGCAATGGTGGTAATGTTGTTATTGTACCTACTGAATAATTGCTGTTGTGAATGGAACAATTTGTCAGGCCAACTCAGTGATCACAGTACTGACTACGATACATTACTAAACGATCAATCGCGTGTAGAATATTTGCAAGGTCACATTGGAGCTGTGCTTGATGCAGTAAGGTAAAGTTCCTAGACCTACACTTCAATTTATATATACCATGTTAGGTGTATTAGTATTATCGTTAACCTTTCTGTTCTGTTCTGATCGAAACCATGTTCTAAAATTATTTGCAGAAACGGGTCAAATACGCAAGGATACTTCGTTTGGTCGTTCTTAGACATGTACGAGTTGATGTTCGGGACCAAATTTACCTTTGGCCTATACTATATTGATTTCAATGACCCGAAATTGACCAGACATCCCAGGCTCTCCCAAAGGTGGTACTCCAGGTTTTTGAAGGCCGGAAAAGTGATTAATGCTCGACAATATACCTCCGCCACCTCGAGCAGAAACCCTCATGTCATAGGCCTCAACTCTTCCTAAAGATTTGAgtctcatgtttttttttttttttttttttttttttttttttttttatatatcgaGCTGGTTACTTAGTTTGGAAATTAATGCCACTATTTTTGGCTACTCATGCTCTATAAGCTTTTTTTTCATTGAAATTGATATCACAAACAAGATTATGCTTCACGAATCCATGGTatataattttcattttcattttcattgaAATTGATATCACAAACTAATGCCTCGTGTGTGACGGCTTCCGAGTCAATCCACCATGCTATGTGATCATCCTGCATTAGATATGCTTCAGAAATCCATGGTATATAATTTTCATTGAAATTGATATCATAAACAAGATTATTACCCTGCTGTTTGTTTTGGAGGACCTTGGtccttagagcatccgcaaagtgAGGCTTTTCATATTTTCTCTTTCGTtctcttattcgtccacctcattttccactaagagcatccgcaaaggagaGAAATCACCTCCCCATTTGCCTTCTTTTTCGTCAAATGAGCAACCCCATTGTTGCACCAACTGACCAACCTCCCCATAAAATGGGGCTCCACTGTTTTTAGGGAAGGTcacaaaaaaaaagtaaagtaaTTTGTGTTACTTTTGAGAAGGTTTACAAATTTTTTCATTCAGTAGGCCTTTGTATACTGAATCCACCATTTCCAATTACATTTTCATTTACCCTCCCCAATTTATATCTACATCTATGCAATTTATATCTACATCTATACTAAAAAAAagtagtggaaaatgaggtgaacgaataagaaaaggaaagagaaaatatggggaaCCTTACCTTATAGGATACTCTAACTTTTTCATTTATCCTCCCCAATTTATATCTACATCTATGCAACAATAGGGTTTCCAACAATATTAATTTACCCCCAAAATTTTGGGAGCCTCCCCAAAAACAACTCAAAAGACCTTACTTTTTCTTTGGGGACTTTCCCTATAAATGGAGGAGCCCCATTTGTTGGGAGGGTGTATGCAATAATGGGGTTCCCCATTTGAGAAGAGAGAGGGCATATGGGGAGGTTAGCTTCCCACCTTTGCGGATACTCTTACCCTTGTCCAGCATTTACTTTTCCTGCTCCTTTCTTTGCAAATTTGTCATACGAACATGGAGTAATATTGACCGGGACAAAGTAATATGGATCCTCTCAATCGCTGGATCCAGTCTTCGTATCAAAAACAAATGATCATTGGTGGTTTTACATAGGTGCTATTGTTAAATTAAATAGCGTTTACAAGGTTCCGGGACACCGGAGAATTTAACTTTTCGTGTATTTTGtccaattttaatgccaaaaaCAAATTGTAATTTTTATGCAAGTATGTTTAACATTTTTATCGCGACCTCGGAATTTTTTTATAGACCCGTCATTGATGAGTAATGACTACTATACTGCAAGTTTAAGACGATCGAATGGCTAATGGGTTTTAATTGAAGTTATGGGCTATTtaaaaattataattataatcttATTATGATACCGTCTCATTAGGTCATcagtagacctgtcaaaactcgacccgacccgtTTTCTTAGGGTTACAAACCCAGTTTTCtcgacccgcgacccgtttgacccgaacccaaaatgacccgttattttagggtcgagacccgacccgaacgggtcgacccgttgggtcaagggaaaatcatgaattttattaaaaatattactccctcctattccaaaTAAGTGTCTCATTTGGACAAtgacacgaaaattaaggaatatcgttaaaataatgaaaattattgtataggggtaagaatacattagttaaataatgaaaagtattgaatatgatgagTTATGGGTTGTTGGGGtggtaataaagaaaagaggtaagggtaggaaagtaaaaaaccatgtccaaatatggcaaatgagacagttttgtgaatagacgaaaatggcaaatgggaccgttatttagaataggagggagtattatttatatattatatttgaaaatatagttaaaaaattatttttttattacttaaaattaaaaattcaactaaaaagtcaattttatatactaacttttataatatttaataataaaataattattaaaaaaactttattttaataattatatcaatatagttattgtatatgatgaatatgactaaaataataatttaaaatatatttaatttttaaaattaaaaaaaatcgtttaaaaaaggcattaaaaattatttcttgacccgtattctgaccctaccCCAACCcatgacccgtatgacccgacccgtatttgacTTGACCCGCagttgacccgacccgtattctaaCCCGACCCATATGACCCGatccgacccgcccgacccgtttgacaggtctagtcATCAGGTATCTTATTACTAATATCCTAATGTGTTGTATGGAATGATATGATTACTTTACCCGAGTTCAAGTCTtgtaaaagtttttttttttttttttttttttttaagtttgttCTAGTCAGTTGTTTACTTTcgattataatatttatttctgAAGAATTCTAGAGCAAACCGATAATAACAGCTTAAAAGTTAAAATACTTATAGCGACaccggaataaaattttctgtCTGTCACCGCATAGGAGTAAGGATACGATAAATTTTGTGTGTCTGGCATTTCTCCGAGGGTTGCTGTTTTTGTTCTATTCTGCTCAAAAGTAATTGCAAATTTTTGTAACTTGTGTTAATATAGAATCCTCCGGCATGACAGATTGACAGTGGTCCAATTTGGGCAAAGCCAGTCCCTATCAACAACATTGCTTCTCGTTTTCTTCTACCGGACCGTCTTTCTTCATACGATTATTTTCGCCTGTCTTCAGATGGAATATATGCAATTCATTTACAGTTAAATGTGACTTAGTTTAAAATATTTTACCATAAAAATGCGATGTAGTTGAAAACTTGAAATGACCACATTTTACCATATAAGGTCATATAAGGCATTTTGAAAGCTAat
It includes:
- the LOC141590966 gene encoding cyanidin 3-O-glucoside 5-O-glucosyltransferase (acyl-glucose)-like encodes the protein MIKRRTCAFITHFCGKLLTFELVTDLEGSDPFSGNPFINTPWGLQGVLEHFKQAYGNPRIYIHENGQLSDHSTDYDTLLNDQSRVEYLQGHIGAVLDAVRNGSNTQGYFVWSFLDMYELMFGTKFTFGLYYIDFNDPKLTRHPRLSQRWYSRFLKAGKVINARQYTSATSSRNPHVIGLNSS